The following coding sequences lie in one Pectobacterium sp. A5351 genomic window:
- the infA gene encoding translation initiation factor IF-1, which produces MAKEDNIEMQGTVLDTLPNTMFRVELENGHVVTAHISGKMRKNYIRILTGDKVTVELTPYDLSKGRIVFRSR; this is translated from the coding sequence ATGGCCAAAGAAGACAATATTGAAATGCAAGGCACCGTGCTTGATACGCTGCCCAACACCATGTTCCGCGTTGAATTGGAAAACGGGCACGTGGTTACCGCTCATATCTCCGGTAAAATGCGTAAAAACTATATCCGCATCCTGACGGGCGACAAAGTCACTGTAGAGCTGACCCCGTACGACCTGAGTAAAGGCCGCATTGTCTTCCGCAGCCGTTAA
- the cydC gene encoding heme ABC transporter ATP-binding protein/permease CydC: MAQRKTMQVLKPFLALYRQHIWRLSLGIVLAIATLLASIGLLALSGWFLAGAALAGIVGLLTFNYMLPAAGVRGAAIARTAGRYGERVVSHDATFRVLLRLRVFTFSRILPLSPGGLAQFRQAELLNRLVADVDTLDHLYLRVISPIVSAFAVILIVCYGLSFIDASLALTLGAIMLVLLLCLPILFYRAGNSIGQDLTARRAQYRLQLTTWLQGQAELTVFGALERVRQQLALVEINWLRRQRQQANLTGLSQAAMILCSGLTVTLILWLAADGVGGNPQPGALIALFVFASLAAFEALAPVTVAFQHMGQVIASAARVDQIIRQPVDVTFPEHGPETSREASLDISHVGFTYPGQPQSVLQNITLSIQPGEHLALLGRTGCGKSTLLQLLTRAWNCEYGDITLNGHPLADWREADLRAMMSVVPQRVHIFSATLRDNLLLATPTARDEKLAEILQQVGLEKLLENEGLNAWLGEGGRQLSGGEQRRIALARALLHDAPLVLLDEPTEGLDAETEKRILQLLRQHCADKTLIVITHRLYGLESMDRICILDDGKVIEQGSHQMLMAEKGRYWQFRQHV, encoded by the coding sequence ATGGCTCAGAGAAAAACGATGCAAGTATTAAAACCGTTTCTGGCACTCTACCGCCAACACATCTGGCGCTTAAGCCTGGGCATTGTGCTGGCTATCGCTACGCTACTTGCCAGCATCGGCCTGCTCGCGCTATCCGGCTGGTTTCTGGCGGGTGCTGCACTGGCAGGCATTGTTGGGCTACTCACCTTTAACTATATGCTGCCAGCCGCCGGCGTGCGGGGTGCGGCGATTGCACGTACGGCCGGGCGCTATGGCGAACGAGTCGTCAGTCACGACGCCACCTTTCGCGTTCTGCTGCGCTTACGTGTTTTCACCTTTTCACGTATTTTGCCGCTCTCTCCGGGTGGGCTGGCGCAATTTCGTCAGGCTGAACTGCTCAATCGGCTTGTGGCGGACGTGGATACGCTCGACCATCTCTATCTTCGCGTGATTTCCCCCATCGTCAGCGCATTCGCCGTCATTCTTATCGTCTGTTACGGTCTGAGCTTCATTGATGCCTCATTGGCGTTAACGCTTGGTGCCATCATGCTGGTGCTGTTGTTATGTCTGCCAATTCTGTTTTATCGGGCAGGAAACAGTATCGGGCAGGATTTGACCGCGCGGCGGGCACAATACCGCCTCCAACTGACGACCTGGCTGCAAGGTCAGGCGGAGCTAACCGTCTTCGGCGCACTCGAACGCGTTCGTCAGCAGTTGGCGCTGGTGGAAATTAACTGGCTGCGTCGTCAACGCCAGCAAGCCAATCTTACCGGCCTGTCTCAGGCGGCGATGATTCTGTGCAGTGGGCTGACCGTTACCCTGATTCTGTGGCTGGCAGCAGATGGCGTTGGTGGTAATCCACAGCCCGGCGCGTTGATTGCCCTGTTCGTGTTTGCCTCGCTTGCCGCCTTCGAGGCGCTGGCTCCCGTCACGGTGGCTTTTCAGCATATGGGACAAGTGATTGCCTCCGCGGCTCGGGTCGATCAAATCATTCGTCAGCCCGTTGACGTCACGTTCCCGGAGCATGGGCCAGAAACCTCGCGTGAGGCGTCGCTAGACATCTCACATGTCGGTTTCACGTATCCCGGTCAACCCCAGTCCGTGCTACAGAATATTACCCTTTCCATTCAACCGGGCGAGCATCTGGCACTGCTGGGGCGTACCGGATGCGGGAAATCGACGCTATTACAATTGCTGACTCGGGCATGGAATTGTGAATACGGAGACATTACGCTGAATGGTCATCCCCTTGCCGATTGGCGGGAAGCCGATCTCCGTGCAATGATGAGCGTCGTACCACAACGCGTACATATTTTTAGCGCAACGCTGCGCGACAACCTGCTACTGGCCACCCCCACTGCGCGGGACGAAAAGCTGGCAGAGATATTACAGCAGGTTGGATTAGAAAAACTGTTGGAAAATGAAGGGCTGAATGCCTGGCTGGGAGAAGGCGGTCGCCAGCTCTCCGGCGGCGAACAGCGCCGTATCGCATTAGCACGCGCTTTATTGCACGACGCACCGCTCGTGCTATTGGATGAGCCTACTGAAGGATTGGATGCAGAAACCGAAAAACGTATTCTGCAACTGCTCCGCCAGCACTGTGCTGATAAGACGCTGATCGTCATCACTCACCGGTTATACGGCTTAGAATCAATGGATCGCATCTGTATTCTGGACGACGGCAAAGTGATCGAGCAGGGTAGCCATCAGATGTTAATGGCAGAAAAAGGGCGTTATTGGCAATTCCGCCAACACGTTTGA
- the cydD gene encoding heme ABC transporter permease/ATP-binding protein CydD, producing MKKTRQQELTAWLKQQSKLAQRWLRISLLLGFLSGALIVAQAWLLATLLHALIIEHAPRESLLSPFFLLIATFILRALNSVLREHVGFLCGQAVRQQIRKLVLDRLQQLGPAWVQGKPAGSWATMILEQVDDMQDYYARYLPQMYLAALIPLLILITIFPLNWAAGLILFLTAPLIPLFMALVGMGAADANRRNFLALARLSGHFLDRLRGMETLRLFHRGQAETEQIRHASEDFRSRTMEVLRMAFLSSGVLEFFASISIAVVAVYFGFSYLGELDFGHYGMGVTLFAGFLVLILAPEFFQPLRDLGTFYHAKAQAIGAAESLVTFLAEEGETVGFGTQVFSSNTAIAIRAEELVVLAPNGTPLTQPLTFDIHAGERIALVGLSGAGKSSLLNALLGFLPYRGSLTVNSQALNTLTPESWRKQLSWVGQNPHLPEQTLRSNILLGNPRASIVELQQAIERAYVQEFLPQLPQGLETTIGDSAARLSVGQAQRVAVARALIHPCHLLLLDEPSASLDAHSEELVMTALNEAARHQTTLLVTHQLTDITEYDAIWVMDSGQLVQRGNYQTLRAEAGPFAALLAQRQEAL from the coding sequence ATGAAAAAAACCAGACAGCAAGAACTGACCGCCTGGCTGAAACAGCAGAGTAAGCTGGCGCAACGTTGGCTACGGATTTCACTGCTGCTTGGATTCCTGAGCGGCGCGTTAATCGTGGCACAAGCCTGGCTATTAGCTACGCTGCTTCATGCCCTGATCATTGAGCATGCCCCCCGAGAATCCCTGCTCTCCCCGTTTTTTCTACTAATCGCGACCTTCATTCTGCGTGCGCTCAACAGTGTGTTACGCGAGCACGTCGGTTTTCTGTGCGGACAAGCGGTTCGACAGCAAATTCGTAAGCTGGTACTGGACCGATTGCAACAGCTTGGTCCTGCCTGGGTACAGGGCAAACCCGCCGGTAGTTGGGCAACGATGATTCTTGAGCAGGTTGATGATATGCAGGATTATTACGCCCGCTACCTGCCACAAATGTATCTTGCCGCGCTGATTCCGTTACTTATCTTAATCACGATCTTCCCGCTCAACTGGGCTGCTGGCTTGATTCTGTTTTTGACTGCCCCGCTCATCCCGCTTTTTATGGCGCTGGTCGGCATGGGCGCGGCGGATGCCAACCGACGCAATTTTCTGGCGCTGGCACGCCTGAGCGGACATTTCCTCGATCGCCTGCGCGGAATGGAGACGCTACGCCTGTTTCATCGTGGCCAGGCTGAAACCGAACAAATCCGCCACGCTTCCGAAGATTTCCGTAGCCGCACGATGGAAGTGCTGCGCATGGCGTTTCTTTCCTCGGGCGTACTGGAGTTTTTTGCCTCCATTTCGATCGCCGTTGTCGCCGTCTATTTCGGTTTCTCTTATCTTGGGGAACTGGACTTCGGCCATTACGGAATGGGGGTAACGCTCTTTGCTGGTTTTCTCGTGCTAATTCTGGCACCGGAGTTTTTTCAGCCCCTACGCGATCTGGGCACCTTCTATCATGCCAAAGCCCAAGCTATCGGCGCAGCAGAATCACTGGTGACCTTTTTAGCCGAGGAAGGAGAAACGGTGGGCTTTGGCACCCAAGTATTCAGCAGCAATACTGCCATTGCCATTCGGGCGGAAGAGCTGGTTGTCCTCGCGCCGAATGGCACACCGCTAACTCAACCGTTGACGTTCGATATTCACGCAGGCGAGCGTATCGCGCTAGTCGGCCTCAGCGGCGCAGGAAAAAGTTCGCTGCTTAATGCGCTGCTGGGGTTCCTGCCCTATCGCGGATCACTGACCGTTAACAGTCAGGCTTTAAACACGCTAACCCCTGAATCATGGCGTAAACAACTGAGCTGGGTTGGGCAAAATCCCCATTTACCGGAGCAAACGCTGCGCAGCAATATTCTGCTGGGCAACCCGCGGGCCAGTATTGTGGAGTTACAGCAGGCGATTGAGCGTGCCTATGTGCAGGAGTTTTTACCACAGCTTCCACAAGGGCTGGAAACCACGATCGGTGACAGCGCGGCGCGCTTATCCGTCGGGCAGGCACAGCGCGTCGCCGTTGCCCGCGCGCTGATCCATCCTTGCCACTTATTGCTGTTGGATGAACCTTCAGCCAGTCTCGATGCCCATAGCGAAGAGCTGGTCATGACGGCGTTGAACGAAGCCGCACGCCACCAGACCACACTGCTGGTCACGCACCAGCTCACGGATATCACCGAGTATGACGCGATTTGGGTCATGGACAGCGGTCAGTTAGTCCAACGGGGTAATTATCAAACACTCCGCGCCGAAGCTGGCCCCTTCGCGGCGCTGCTGGCACAACGACAGGAGGCGCTGTAA
- the aat gene encoding leucyl/phenylalanyl-tRNA--protein transferase, with the protein MRLYQLSSQSLQFPDPNHALDDPNGLLAVGGDLSVARLKAAYRQGIFPWYSPGEPILWWSPNPRAVLFPGEFHLSRSMKKFLKRHTFHATLNQAFDDVIHACAHEHQDGTWITPGIITAYRQLHQVGKAHSVEVWQDDKLVGGLYGIEQGRLFCGESMFSRTDNASKYALLAFQQHFTRHGGHLIDCQVLNAHTASLGVSEIPRDRFLQLLSQWQDLTVDDGCWLPQSLAEPVL; encoded by the coding sequence ATGCGCCTATACCAGCTATCGTCTCAATCGCTTCAGTTTCCTGATCCGAATCATGCGCTGGATGACCCCAACGGCCTGCTGGCCGTTGGCGGCGATCTCTCCGTTGCCAGGCTGAAAGCGGCTTACCGACAGGGCATTTTCCCTTGGTACTCCCCCGGTGAACCTATCTTATGGTGGTCTCCGAATCCGCGTGCGGTTCTCTTTCCCGGTGAATTCCATCTCAGCCGCAGCATGAAAAAGTTCCTGAAACGTCATACTTTCCATGCCACGCTCAATCAGGCGTTTGATGATGTCATTCACGCCTGCGCGCACGAGCACCAAGACGGCACCTGGATTACACCGGGCATTATTACAGCCTATCGCCAACTTCATCAGGTTGGGAAAGCCCATTCCGTCGAAGTGTGGCAGGATGACAAACTGGTTGGTGGATTATATGGCATTGAGCAAGGAAGATTATTTTGCGGTGAGTCAATGTTCAGCCGTACGGATAATGCGTCAAAATACGCACTGCTGGCATTTCAACAACATTTTACCCGCCACGGTGGTCATTTGATCGATTGTCAGGTGTTAAACGCCCATACCGCGTCGCTGGGCGTGAGTGAAATCCCCCGCGATCGCTTCCTGCAACTGCTTTCTCAGTGGCAGGATCTCACCGTCGATGACGGTTGCTGGTTACCACAATCGCTCGCCGAACCCGTACTATGA